The Megalops cyprinoides isolate fMegCyp1 chromosome 10, fMegCyp1.pri, whole genome shotgun sequence genome window below encodes:
- the smpdl3b gene encoding acid sphingomyelinase-like phosphodiesterase 3b, with protein sequence MRAILPDPDFIVWTGDDTPHVPNEQLGEEAVLSIIGNLTHIIKLVFPDTKVYSALGNHDYHPKSQLPPAQSHIYEETAKLWQDWMEPDSLQTFRTGGYYTEKLLNHTGYRVLVLNTNLYYDQNKVTADMEDPANQFSWAEQVLTSAASNKEKVYIVGHVPPGFFEKKRNKPWFRPNFNRRYLELVQRHHAVIAGQFFGHHHTDSFRMFYSSDDTPISAMFLTPGVTPWKTTLPGVTDGANNPGIRVFEYDTQTLLVKDVVTYYLNLTHANVARARWEKEYRLCEAFQVPDASPASMHRVLEKVAGQQCHLQRYYELNSVSYDLSRCDEHCRADHVCSIREVDFHRYERCLEKEGATVARLTLLPLLLSVALSIFGVTL encoded by the exons ATGAGAGCCATTCTGCCGGACCCAGACTTCATCGTCTGGACTGG TGATGACACACCTCATGTGCCTAATGAACAGCTGGGGGAAGAAGCCGTACTCTCCATCATCGGCAACCTAACCCACATTATAAAGCTGGTGTTTCCAG ATACCAAAGTATACTCTGCACTGGGTAACCATGACTACCACCCAAAGAGCCAGCTGCCTCCTGCACAGAGTCACATCTATGAGGAGACAGCCAAACTATGGCAGGACTGGATGGAGCCAGATTCCCTGCAAACCTTCAGAACAG GTGGATACTACACAGAGAAGCTGCTAAACCACACAGGCTACAGGGTCCTAGTGCTCAACACCAACCTCTACTACGACCAGAACAAAGTGACGGCGGACATGGAAGATCCAGCGAACCAGTTCAGCTGGGCGGAGCAAGTGCTGACGTCGGCTGCCAGCAACAAAGAGAAG GTATACATCGTAGGCCACGTCCCGCCTGGCTTCTTCGAGAAGAAGCGGAACAAGCCGTGGTTCCGACCCAACTTCAACCGGCGCTACCTGGAGCTGGTGCAGAGGCACCACGCGGTTATTGCCGGGCAGTTCTTTGGCCACCACCACACCGACTCCTTCCGCATGTTCTACAGCTCTGATG ACACCCCCATCAGCGCCATGTTCCTGACCCCCGGTGTCACCCCCTGGAAGACCACGCTACCCGGGGTCACAGATGGGGCCAACAACCCCGGCATCAGAGTCTTTGAATACGACACCCAGACACTCCTTGTCAAG GACGTGGTGACCTACTACCTGAACCTGACCCACGCCAACGTGGCGCGAGCTCGCTGGGAGAAGGAGTACCGCCTGTGCGAGGCCTTCCAGGTGCCGGACGCCTCCCCCGCCTCCATGCACCGGGTCCTGGAAAAGGTGGCCGGACAGCAGTGCCATCTGCAGAGGTACTACGAGCTCAACTCGGTCAGCTACGACCTGTCCCGCTGCGACGAGCACTGCCGGGCCGACCACGTCTGCTCCATCCGGGAGGTGGACTTCCACAGGTACGAGCGCTGTCTGGAGAAAGAGGGGGCGACTGTCGCCCGACTCACCctgctgcccctcctcctctccgtgGCCCTCAGCATATTCGGGGTGACCCTCTGA